One genomic region from Cellulomonas fengjieae encodes:
- a CDS encoding TerC family protein, whose protein sequence is MDVSGWIWAATAVFVVGLVVFDFYAHVRTPHAPGFKESARWSIFYIGLALIFGVVVGMVWGWGPGAEYFAGYVTEKSLSVDNLFVFLIIMTKFAVPREYQQKVLLVGVVIALVLRTIFILAGAAAIERYSWVFYIFGAFLVYTAVKLAREHHDDEHPDPREQRDSLLVRMLKRALPTTDEYHSDRLTVKIDGKRLLTPMLLVMVAIGSTDILFALDSIPAIYGLTEEPYIVFTANAFALLGLRQLYFLIGGLLDRLVYLSQGLAVILGFIGVKLVLHAMHVNELPFINGGEPVEWAPEIPIWLSLTVILGTLAVATVASLLKTRNDGRIASSTES, encoded by the coding sequence ATGGACGTGTCCGGCTGGATCTGGGCAGCGACGGCGGTCTTCGTCGTCGGACTGGTCGTCTTCGACTTCTACGCGCACGTGCGCACACCGCATGCTCCGGGCTTCAAGGAGTCCGCGCGCTGGTCGATCTTCTACATCGGGCTCGCGCTGATCTTCGGTGTCGTGGTGGGCATGGTCTGGGGCTGGGGCCCTGGCGCGGAGTACTTCGCCGGGTACGTCACGGAGAAGAGCCTCTCCGTCGACAACCTGTTCGTCTTCCTCATCATCATGACGAAGTTCGCGGTGCCCCGGGAGTACCAGCAGAAGGTGCTGCTGGTCGGCGTGGTGATCGCGTTGGTCCTGCGCACGATCTTCATCCTGGCCGGCGCCGCGGCGATCGAGCGGTACTCGTGGGTGTTCTACATCTTCGGCGCGTTCCTCGTGTACACGGCGGTGAAGCTGGCCCGCGAGCACCACGACGACGAGCACCCGGATCCCCGGGAACAGCGGGACAGCCTCCTGGTCCGCATGCTCAAGCGCGCGCTGCCCACCACGGACGAGTACCACAGCGACCGCCTGACGGTGAAGATCGACGGCAAGCGGCTCCTCACCCCGATGCTCCTCGTCATGGTCGCCATCGGGTCGACCGACATCCTGTTCGCGCTCGACTCGATCCCCGCCATCTACGGGCTGACCGAGGAGCCGTACATCGTCTTCACGGCCAACGCGTTCGCCCTGCTCGGGCTGCGTCAGCTGTACTTCCTCATCGGTGGCCTGCTGGATCGCCTGGTGTACCTCTCGCAGGGGCTCGCCGTCATCCTCGGCTTCATCGGCGTCAAGCTCGTGCTGCACGCCATGCACGTCAACGAGCTGCCCTTCATCAACGGTGGCGAGCCCGTCGAGTGGGCACCTGAGATCCCCATCTGGCTGTCCCTCACGGTCATCCTCGGCACCCTCGCCGTCGCCACCGTCGCCAGCCTGCTGAAGACCCGGAACGACGGGCGCATCGCCTCGTCCACAGAGAGCTGA
- a CDS encoding TerC family protein gives MNVDPLVWMVSLGIAGLLIVVDIAVVARRPHVPSTAECVRYLAFYIGLAVLFGIGVWATSGAEFAGQFYAGWLTEYSLSVDNLFVFLLIMGKFAVPKQYQQTALLVGIVLALVFRGLFILAGAAVIDAFSWVFYLFGAFLVWTAWKVGREGEADDSDEFHPPLILRLVQKWFPATQQYHGVKLTVVEGGRRLVTPMFVVLVALGATDLLFAFDSIPAIFGLTSEPYLVLMANLFALMGLRQLYFLLGDLLKRLVYLNIGLAVLLGFIGVKLVLHALHENEVPFINGGEPVAWAPDIPIWLSLSAIVIILGATAVASIAKVRHDERRGVMPVPVLPVVGAPD, from the coding sequence GTGAACGTCGACCCCCTGGTGTGGATGGTTTCGCTCGGCATCGCCGGGCTCCTGATCGTGGTCGACATCGCCGTCGTCGCTCGTCGCCCCCACGTGCCGTCCACCGCCGAGTGCGTGCGGTACCTGGCCTTCTACATCGGCCTCGCCGTGCTGTTCGGGATCGGGGTCTGGGCGACCTCCGGCGCCGAGTTCGCCGGCCAGTTCTACGCGGGGTGGCTGACCGAGTACTCCCTGTCGGTGGACAACCTGTTCGTGTTCCTGCTCATCATGGGCAAGTTCGCGGTCCCGAAGCAGTACCAGCAGACGGCGCTGCTGGTCGGGATCGTCCTGGCGCTCGTCTTCCGCGGGCTGTTCATCCTGGCGGGCGCCGCCGTGATCGATGCCTTCAGCTGGGTCTTCTACCTCTTCGGTGCGTTCCTGGTCTGGACCGCGTGGAAGGTCGGCCGTGAGGGCGAGGCCGACGACAGCGACGAGTTCCACCCGCCGCTGATCCTGCGCCTGGTGCAGAAGTGGTTCCCGGCCACCCAGCAGTACCACGGCGTGAAGCTCACCGTGGTCGAGGGCGGGCGCCGGCTGGTCACGCCGATGTTCGTCGTCCTGGTGGCGCTGGGCGCGACGGACCTGCTGTTCGCGTTCGACTCGATCCCGGCGATCTTCGGGCTCACGAGCGAGCCGTACCTGGTGCTCATGGCCAACCTGTTCGCGCTCATGGGCCTGCGCCAGCTGTACTTCCTGCTGGGCGACCTGCTCAAGCGCCTGGTCTACCTGAACATCGGGCTGGCCGTGCTGCTGGGCTTCATCGGCGTCAAGCTCGTGCTGCACGCTCTGCACGAGAACGAGGTGCCGTTCATCAACGGCGGTGAGCCCGTCGCGTGGGCGCCCGATATCCCGATCTGGCTGTCGCTGAGCGCCATCGTCATCATCCTGGGCGCCACCGCGGTGGCGAGCATCGCCAAGGTGCGCCACGACGAGCGCAGGGGAGTCATGCCGGTTCCCGTGCTGCCCGTCGTCGGCGCACCCGACTGA
- a CDS encoding YciI family protein — translation MPTYAVRYTYDERTDVRDHFRPEHRTYLSALVEHGTLLGSGPFTDGDPGALLVLRAPSPEVVDAILADDPFVREGLVAHSDVRAWDVVLGPWSA, via the coding sequence ATGCCTACCTATGCCGTCCGCTACACGTACGACGAGCGCACCGACGTGCGCGACCACTTCCGGCCCGAGCACCGCACGTACCTGTCCGCACTGGTCGAGCACGGCACGCTGCTCGGCTCGGGCCCGTTCACCGACGGCGACCCCGGCGCCCTGCTCGTCCTGCGCGCGCCCTCGCCGGAGGTGGTCGACGCGATCCTGGCGGACGACCCGTTCGTCCGCGAGGGCCTCGTCGCCCACAGCGACGTGCGCGCCTGGGACGTCGTGCTCGGTCCCTGGAGCGCCTGA
- a CDS encoding acyl-CoA dehydrogenase family protein, which translates to MARTLRTLLTDDVLARIHERAPAHDRDNTFPHEDLADLTGLGYLSAFVPERLGGAGLSLEEVAREQVRLAGAAPATALAVNMHLVVTGLAALLVARGDDSVEFILRDAAAGEIFAFGNSEPGNDLVMFGSRTRAERQPDGSYRYTGTKIFTSLSPVWTRLATFGLDDADPDDPRLVHGVVSRADGGIEARDDWDTLGMRATQSETTVLDGALARADRVYRSLPPGPSADPFVFALFAVFEILLGAVYTGIGRRAIELGIAAARRRTSMKYDGRSYAQDPDIRWRIADAVLAQDGAELQVFALARDVDEQADHGARWFAQLVGLKVRATESARVVVDDAIRVSGGSSYFSGSELARLYRDVLAGLFHPSDDESAHATVATSVLGPPA; encoded by the coding sequence ATGGCACGGACCCTGCGCACGCTGCTCACCGACGACGTCCTGGCGCGCATCCACGAACGGGCGCCCGCACACGACCGGGACAACACGTTCCCGCACGAGGACCTGGCCGACCTGACCGGGCTGGGGTACCTGTCCGCGTTCGTCCCCGAACGCCTCGGCGGTGCCGGGCTGAGCCTCGAGGAGGTGGCCCGGGAGCAGGTGCGGCTCGCGGGAGCGGCACCGGCGACCGCCCTGGCGGTGAACATGCACCTGGTGGTCACCGGCCTCGCGGCGCTCCTCGTGGCCAGGGGCGACGACTCCGTCGAGTTCATCCTGCGCGACGCCGCGGCGGGTGAGATCTTCGCGTTCGGCAACTCCGAGCCCGGCAACGACCTGGTCATGTTCGGCTCGCGGACCCGTGCCGAGCGGCAGCCGGACGGGTCGTACCGGTACACGGGGACCAAGATCTTCACCTCCCTCTCGCCGGTGTGGACGCGACTGGCCACGTTCGGGCTCGACGACGCCGACCCGGACGACCCCCGGCTGGTGCACGGGGTGGTGTCCCGGGCGGACGGGGGTATCGAGGCGCGCGACGACTGGGACACCCTCGGGATGCGCGCCACGCAGTCGGAGACGACCGTGCTCGACGGGGCGCTCGCCCGGGCCGACCGGGTGTACCGCTCGTTGCCGCCGGGGCCGAGCGCCGACCCCTTCGTCTTCGCACTGTTCGCGGTCTTCGAGATCCTGCTCGGGGCCGTGTACACCGGCATCGGGCGGCGGGCGATCGAGCTCGGGATCGCGGCGGCGCGCCGGCGCACGTCGATGAAGTACGACGGCCGCAGCTACGCCCAGGACCCCGACATCCGCTGGCGGATCGCCGATGCCGTGCTCGCCCAGGACGGCGCCGAGCTCCAGGTCTTCGCACTCGCACGCGACGTGGACGAGCAGGCGGACCACGGGGCGCGCTGGTTCGCGCAGCTGGTCGGGCTGAAGGTCCGTGCGACCGAGTCGGCGCGGGTCGTCGTCGACGACGCGATCCGGGTCTCCGGGGGCAGCTCGTACTTCTCCGGCAGCGAGCTCGCCCGGCTGTACCGCGACGTGCTCGCGGGACTGTTCCATCCGTCCGACGACGAGTCGGCGCACGCCACGGTGGCCACCTCGGTGCTCGGTCCGCCGGCGTGA
- a CDS encoding GNAT family N-acetyltransferase — MELPEALDLPVREARMRALRDDDWVLDRDLSRVPDVPRWTYYPADLSAERAREWVAHSLAVRADRRGGRFVVEVGGAPVGTVGITLRPDGPSVYYAFLPAGRGGGLATESVRAVARWALADGAPHVDARTMVDNVPSERVLERAGFRRRGLDVGPDGVQLTCWRLARDRQPTKQ, encoded by the coding sequence ATGGAGCTGCCGGAGGCGCTGGACCTGCCCGTGCGTGAGGCTCGGATGCGGGCGCTGCGTGACGACGACTGGGTCCTGGACCGTGACCTGTCCCGGGTCCCCGACGTGCCCCGGTGGACGTACTACCCGGCAGACCTCAGCGCAGAGCGCGCCCGGGAGTGGGTCGCCCACAGTCTTGCCGTGCGCGCCGACCGACGCGGCGGGCGGTTCGTCGTGGAGGTCGGGGGCGCTCCTGTCGGCACCGTCGGGATCACCCTCCGTCCGGACGGGCCCTCGGTGTACTACGCGTTCCTCCCCGCCGGCCGGGGGGGCGGCCTGGCGACGGAGTCGGTGCGGGCCGTCGCCCGCTGGGCTCTGGCGGACGGAGCGCCGCACGTCGACGCGCGCACCATGGTGGATAACGTGCCGAGCGAACGGGTCCTGGAGCGGGCGGGATTCCGGCGTCGTGGTCTGGACGTCGGGCCGGACGGCGTGCAGCTCACCTGCTGGAGACTCGCCCGCGACCGGCAACCTACTAAGCAGTAA
- a CDS encoding AMP-binding protein — MTTEGPHHVSTAASNDAPREIEIPDEPLTAALDRAAERWPDRVAVDFVGGSTTYRELADAVARGAQVLLDLGVRPGDRVALVLPNCTAHVVAFYAALRIGAIVVEHNPTYSAGELAHQLADSGAVVALVWEKAVDRVLETLPRTALKAVVAVDLSADLPLAKRLALHLPVPSARRTRQAMCGKVPPAFPMWHRLVAKSAPLDPAHPVPAASDIALLQYTGGTTGTPKGAMLTHRNLVANSLQGQAWTGAVPGTEVVYGVLPFFHAFGLTLCLSYAIRVGATLVAFPSFDPALVLAAQKRVPGTFLPAVPPMLDRLADAAVAAGADLSSFRYAISGSMALPAATAEKWERVTGGLVIEGYGMTETSPVALGNPLTDARRPGTLGLPFPSTSIRVVDPQDATREVATGERGELLIKGPQVFAGYWQRPEETAEQLLEGGWLRTGDIVTVDETGWVVLVDRIKEIIVTGGFKVYPSQVEDHLRGMPGVADVAVVGVPGGDLGETVVAAVVLDAGARGIDLDAVRAWGERHLARYALPRRLVLVDELPRSQVGKVLRRVVRESLLKR; from the coding sequence ATGACCACAGAGGGACCGCACCACGTGTCGACCGCCGCCTCGAACGATGCCCCGCGCGAGATCGAGATCCCCGACGAGCCGCTCACCGCAGCCCTCGACCGAGCGGCCGAGCGCTGGCCGGACCGGGTGGCCGTCGACTTCGTCGGCGGTTCGACGACGTACCGCGAGCTGGCCGACGCGGTCGCCCGCGGCGCCCAGGTGCTGCTCGACCTGGGCGTCCGCCCCGGTGACCGGGTGGCACTCGTGCTGCCCAACTGCACCGCTCACGTCGTCGCGTTCTACGCGGCGCTGCGCATCGGCGCGATCGTCGTCGAGCACAACCCGACGTACTCCGCCGGGGAGCTCGCTCACCAGCTCGCCGACTCCGGTGCCGTCGTCGCGCTCGTCTGGGAGAAGGCCGTCGACCGGGTGCTGGAGACCCTGCCGCGCACTGCTCTGAAGGCCGTCGTCGCCGTGGACCTCTCGGCCGACCTGCCCCTCGCCAAGCGCCTGGCGCTGCACCTGCCGGTGCCCAGCGCCCGGCGCACCCGCCAGGCGATGTGCGGCAAGGTGCCGCCCGCGTTCCCGATGTGGCACCGGCTCGTGGCGAAGTCGGCCCCCCTCGACCCCGCGCACCCGGTGCCCGCCGCGTCCGACATCGCCCTCCTGCAGTACACCGGGGGCACGACGGGGACGCCCAAGGGCGCGATGCTCACCCACCGCAACCTGGTCGCCAACTCCCTCCAGGGACAGGCCTGGACCGGTGCGGTGCCGGGCACCGAGGTGGTCTACGGCGTCCTGCCGTTCTTCCACGCCTTCGGTCTGACGCTCTGCCTGAGCTACGCGATCCGCGTGGGCGCGACGCTCGTCGCGTTCCCGTCGTTCGACCCGGCACTCGTGCTGGCCGCCCAGAAGCGCGTCCCGGGGACCTTCCTGCCCGCGGTCCCGCCGATGCTGGACCGTCTGGCCGACGCTGCTGTGGCGGCCGGGGCGGACCTGTCGTCGTTCCGCTACGCGATCTCCGGCTCGATGGCCCTGCCCGCGGCGACCGCCGAGAAGTGGGAGCGGGTCACCGGCGGCCTCGTGATCGAGGGCTACGGCATGACCGAGACCTCCCCGGTCGCGCTCGGCAACCCGCTCACCGACGCTCGCCGGCCGGGCACCCTCGGCCTGCCGTTCCCGAGCACGTCGATCCGCGTCGTCGACCCGCAGGACGCCACCCGCGAGGTCGCCACGGGCGAGCGCGGCGAGCTCCTGATCAAGGGCCCGCAGGTGTTCGCCGGGTACTGGCAGCGGCCGGAGGAGACGGCCGAGCAGCTGCTCGAGGGCGGCTGGCTGCGTACCGGGGACATCGTGACGGTCGACGAGACCGGCTGGGTCGTGCTGGTCGACCGGATCAAGGAGATCATCGTCACGGGTGGCTTCAAGGTCTACCCGTCGCAGGTCGAGGACCACCTGCGGGGCATGCCGGGGGTGGCGGACGTCGCCGTCGTGGGCGTCCCCGGAGGCGACCTGGGGGAGACCGTGGTGGCCGCGGTGGTGCTCGACGCCGGTGCGCGCGGGATCGACCTGGACGCCGTCCGGGCGTGGGGCGAGCGTCACCTCGCCCGTTACGCGCTGCCCCGCCGGCTCGTGCTCGTCGACGAGCTTCCGCGGTCGCAGGTCGGCAAGGTGCTGCGGCGCGTGGTGCGGGAGTCCCTGCTCAAGCGCTGA
- a CDS encoding glycoside hydrolase family 15 protein codes for MNSRDALIDPPLVPIEDYAVLGDGKTAALVSLRGSVDWLCLPHFDSAACFARLLGDPGNGRWLLTVRDATTVTRRYLDDSFVLETTYETPTGTAVAQETMPLNDGRADLVRRLVCTRGSIEVEHEWVVRFGYGAVEPWVQHIEDADGNDAIRAIAGPDSLLLRGDRLPTPDGHRHTDRFTLQEGESVELALTWTQSWAPVPPRLTIEARIDATRISWGLWARSCPYTGTYREAVVRSLLVLRLLTDSETGGIVAAATTSLPEDFGGERNWDYRYSWLRDAAMTLEALLEQGYRDEATEWRDWLLRAVAGGPSDLQIMYRVDGARDLPERELTHLSGYAGSRPVRVGNAAVDQVQNDVLGEVMLALELAREEGLTETSSSWSLQCHLLEELLRRWREPDRGIWEVRGERKHFTHSKVMAWAAVDRAVRAVEKHGLDGPVERWREERDAIHADVLAHGWDAERGTFVQFYGAGHTDAALLQLAQVDFLPAHDPRILSTLAAIRAELEVAPGLLRRYRTEHTDDGLEGDEHAFLACSFWLADALARSDDLDGATEVLDTLVGLANDVGLLAEQYDPVGRRMAGNVPQALSHLALVRAVHSHDQALERSGR; via the coding sequence GTGAACAGCCGCGATGCCCTCATCGACCCCCCGCTCGTGCCCATCGAGGACTACGCCGTCCTCGGCGACGGCAAGACGGCGGCGCTCGTCTCCCTGCGCGGTTCGGTCGACTGGCTGTGCCTGCCGCACTTCGACTCCGCGGCGTGCTTCGCCCGGCTCCTGGGCGACCCCGGCAACGGTCGTTGGCTGCTCACCGTGCGCGACGCGACCACGGTGACCCGCCGCTACCTGGACGACTCGTTCGTCCTGGAGACCACCTACGAGACGCCGACTGGCACCGCGGTCGCCCAGGAGACGATGCCCCTCAACGACGGCCGCGCGGACCTGGTCCGCAGGCTCGTGTGCACCCGCGGGAGCATCGAGGTCGAGCACGAGTGGGTCGTGCGGTTCGGGTACGGCGCCGTGGAGCCGTGGGTGCAGCACATCGAGGACGCCGACGGCAACGACGCCATCCGCGCGATCGCGGGCCCGGACTCGCTCCTCCTGCGCGGTGACCGCCTCCCGACGCCGGACGGCCACCGGCACACCGACCGCTTCACCCTGCAGGAGGGCGAGTCGGTCGAGCTCGCGCTCACCTGGACGCAGTCGTGGGCCCCGGTCCCGCCGCGGCTGACCATCGAGGCCCGCATCGACGCCACCCGGATCTCCTGGGGCCTGTGGGCGCGCAGCTGCCCGTACACGGGGACGTACCGCGAGGCCGTCGTGCGGTCCCTGCTGGTCCTGCGCCTGCTGACGGACTCGGAGACCGGCGGCATCGTCGCCGCCGCCACGACCTCGCTCCCGGAGGACTTCGGGGGCGAGCGGAACTGGGACTACCGGTACTCCTGGCTGCGTGATGCGGCGATGACCCTGGAGGCGCTGCTCGAGCAGGGGTACCGCGACGAGGCGACCGAGTGGCGGGACTGGCTCCTGCGGGCCGTCGCCGGCGGGCCGAGCGACCTGCAGATCATGTACCGCGTCGACGGCGCCCGGGACCTGCCCGAGCGAGAGCTCACCCACCTGTCCGGGTACGCGGGCTCCCGACCGGTCCGCGTCGGCAACGCCGCCGTCGACCAGGTGCAGAACGACGTGCTCGGTGAGGTCATGCTGGCGCTGGAGCTCGCCCGCGAGGAGGGCCTGACCGAGACGAGCTCCTCGTGGTCTCTGCAGTGCCACCTTCTCGAGGAGCTGCTCCGCCGGTGGCGCGAGCCGGACCGTGGGATCTGGGAGGTCCGCGGGGAGCGCAAGCACTTCACGCACTCCAAGGTGATGGCCTGGGCGGCGGTGGACCGGGCGGTGCGCGCCGTCGAGAAGCACGGCCTGGACGGTCCGGTGGAGCGCTGGCGTGAGGAGCGGGACGCCATCCACGCCGACGTGCTCGCCCACGGCTGGGACGCCGAGCGGGGGACGTTCGTGCAGTTCTACGGCGCCGGGCACACCGATGCGGCACTCCTCCAGCTCGCCCAGGTGGACTTCCTGCCGGCGCACGACCCGCGGATCCTCTCGACCCTCGCGGCGATCCGCGCCGAGCTGGAGGTCGCCCCGGGGCTCCTGCGGCGGTACCGCACGGAGCACACGGACGACGGCCTCGAGGGAGACGAGCACGCCTTCCTCGCCTGCTCGTTCTGGCTCGCGGACGCGCTGGCTCGCTCGGACGACCTGGACGGCGCCACCGAGGTGCTCGACACTCTCGTCGGGCTCGCCAACGACGTCGGGCTCCTGGCCGAGCAGTACGACCCGGTCGGCCGGCGGATGGCGGGCAACGTCCCGCAGGCGTTGTCCCACCTCGCGCTCGTCCGCGCGGTGCACAGCCACGACCAGGCCCTCGAGCGAAGCGGCCGCTGA
- the uvrA gene encoding excinuclease ABC subunit UvrA — MNERLVVQGAREHNLRNVDLDLPRDTLIVFTGLSGSGKSSLAFDTIFAEGQRRYVESLSAYARQFLGQMDKPDVDFIEGLSPAVSIDQKSTNRNPRSTVGTITEVYDYLRLLFARAGTQYCPICGERVTAQTPQQIVDRLLELPEGTRYQVLAPVVRGRKGEYADLFKELQSKGFARARVDGEVVQLTDPPTLEKKLKHDIEVVIDRLVSREGVKRRLTDSVETALGLAGGLLVIELVDADADDPGRERRFSEQRACPNDHVLTLDEIEPRTFSFNAPYGACPECTGIGSRLEVDPELVIPDEDLSLDEGAVAPWSQISSEYFARVLSALASDMGFSTSVPWRALPQRAKDAVLHGQNHEVKVKYRNRWGRERQYSTGFEGVLTFLERRHTETDSDWSKEKYEAFMREVPCPVCKGARLKPEVLAVRVGDKSIADVCALPIREARTFLDGLELGERERAIAAQVLKEIQARLGFLLDVGLDYLSLMRPAATLSGGEAQRIRLATQIGSGLVGVLYVLDEPSIGLHQRDNRRLIDTLTRLRDLGNTLIVVEHDEDTIRAADWIVDIGPGAGEHGGRVVHSGDLAGLLSSTESVTGAYLSGRRSIPMPQARRPIDKDRRLTVVGAREHNLRDIDVSFPLGVLTAVTGVSGSGKSTLVNAILYTVLANELNGARQVAGRHKRVTGLEHLDKVVHVDQGPIGRTPRSNPATYTGVWDHVRRLFAETTEAKVRGYTPGRFSFNVKGGRCEACSGDGTLKIEMNFLPDVYVPCEVCHGARYNRETLEVHFKGKTVADVLNMPIEEAAEFFAAVPAISRHLRTLVDVGLGYVRLGQPAPTLSGGEAQRVKLAAELQRRSTGRTIYVLDEPTTGLHFEDIRKLLGVLQSLVDKGNSVIVIEHNLDVIKNADWVVDMGPEGGSGGGLVVAEGTPEHIASVEASHTGRFLAEVLEPVATPQPVKRKRAVKQAIPA, encoded by the coding sequence GTGAACGAACGACTGGTGGTGCAGGGCGCCCGGGAGCACAACCTCCGCAACGTCGACCTCGACCTCCCTCGTGACACGCTCATCGTGTTCACCGGTCTGTCCGGGTCCGGGAAGTCGTCGCTGGCGTTCGACACGATCTTCGCGGAGGGGCAGCGGCGCTACGTCGAGTCGCTGTCCGCGTACGCCAGGCAGTTCCTCGGCCAGATGGACAAGCCCGACGTCGACTTCATCGAGGGTCTGTCGCCGGCGGTGTCGATCGACCAGAAGTCGACCAACCGCAACCCTCGCTCGACCGTGGGCACGATCACCGAGGTCTACGACTACCTGCGACTGCTGTTCGCGCGTGCCGGCACGCAGTACTGCCCGATCTGCGGCGAGCGGGTCACGGCGCAGACGCCCCAGCAGATCGTCGACCGCCTGCTCGAGCTGCCCGAGGGCACGCGCTACCAGGTGCTCGCGCCGGTGGTCCGCGGCCGCAAGGGCGAGTACGCCGACCTGTTCAAGGAGCTGCAGAGCAAGGGGTTCGCGCGCGCCCGGGTGGACGGCGAGGTCGTGCAGCTCACCGACCCGCCGACGCTCGAGAAGAAGCTCAAGCACGACATCGAGGTGGTCATCGACCGACTCGTCTCGCGTGAGGGCGTCAAGCGTCGCCTGACGGACTCGGTCGAGACGGCGCTGGGCCTGGCAGGTGGCCTGCTGGTCATCGAGCTGGTGGACGCGGACGCCGACGACCCGGGCCGCGAGCGGCGGTTCTCCGAGCAGCGCGCCTGCCCGAACGACCACGTCCTGACGCTCGACGAGATCGAGCCGCGCACGTTCTCGTTCAACGCGCCCTACGGCGCCTGCCCCGAGTGCACCGGGATCGGGTCCCGCCTCGAGGTGGACCCCGAGCTGGTGATCCCGGACGAGGACCTGTCGCTCGACGAGGGCGCCGTGGCGCCGTGGTCGCAGATCTCCAGCGAGTACTTCGCGCGCGTGCTCAGCGCCCTGGCCTCCGACATGGGGTTCTCCACGTCGGTGCCGTGGCGGGCGCTGCCGCAGCGGGCGAAGGACGCGGTCCTGCACGGCCAGAACCACGAGGTCAAGGTCAAGTACCGCAACCGGTGGGGCCGCGAGCGGCAGTACTCGACCGGCTTCGAGGGTGTGCTCACGTTCCTCGAGCGGCGGCACACCGAGACCGACTCGGACTGGAGCAAGGAGAAGTACGAGGCCTTCATGCGCGAGGTCCCGTGCCCCGTCTGCAAGGGTGCGCGGCTCAAGCCGGAGGTCCTCGCGGTCCGCGTGGGGGACAAGTCCATCGCCGACGTCTGCGCCCTGCCCATCCGCGAGGCCCGGACGTTCCTCGACGGCCTGGAGCTGGGCGAGCGGGAGCGGGCGATCGCCGCGCAGGTGCTCAAGGAGATCCAGGCGCGCCTGGGCTTCCTGCTCGACGTCGGACTCGACTACCTCTCGCTGATGCGTCCGGCGGCGACGCTGTCGGGCGGCGAGGCGCAGCGGATCCGGCTCGCCACGCAGATCGGCTCCGGCCTCGTGGGCGTGCTGTACGTCCTCGACGAGCCGAGCATCGGCCTGCACCAGCGCGACAACCGCCGGCTCATCGACACCCTGACGCGGCTGCGGGACCTCGGCAACACGCTGATCGTCGTCGAGCACGACGAGGACACCATCCGCGCGGCCGACTGGATCGTCGACATCGGCCCCGGCGCCGGCGAGCACGGTGGCCGCGTGGTGCACTCCGGTGACCTCGCCGGGCTGCTCTCGTCGACCGAGTCCGTGACGGGTGCGTACCTCTCCGGACGCCGGTCGATCCCGATGCCGCAGGCCCGTCGCCCGATCGACAAGGACCGCCGGCTCACGGTGGTGGGCGCGCGCGAGCACAACCTGCGGGACATCGACGTGTCGTTCCCGCTCGGCGTGCTGACCGCCGTCACGGGCGTCTCGGGCTCGGGCAAGTCGACGCTCGTCAACGCGATCCTCTACACCGTGCTCGCCAACGAGCTCAACGGCGCGCGCCAGGTCGCCGGCCGGCACAAGCGGGTGACCGGCCTGGAGCACCTCGACAAGGTCGTGCACGTCGACCAGGGCCCCATCGGCCGTACGCCGCGGTCCAACCCGGCCACGTACACCGGCGTCTGGGACCACGTCCGGCGGCTGTTCGCCGAGACCACCGAGGCCAAGGTGCGCGGCTACACGCCGGGCCGGTTCTCGTTCAACGTCAAGGGCGGACGCTGCGAGGCGTGCTCGGGCGACGGCACGCTGAAGATCGAGATGAACTTCCTGCCGGACGTCTACGTCCCCTGCGAGGTCTGCCACGGCGCGCGGTACAACCGCGAGACGCTCGAGGTGCACTTCAAGGGCAAGACCGTTGCCGACGTGCTCAACATGCCGATCGAGGAGGCCGCGGAGTTCTTCGCCGCCGTCCCCGCCATCTCCCGGCACCTGCGCACGCTCGTCGACGTCGGCCTCGGGTACGTCCGCCTGGGCCAGCCCGCCCCCACGCTCTCCGGCGGCGAGGCCCAGCGCGTCAAGCTGGCCGCCGAGCTCCAGCGGCGCTCGACGGGCCGGACGATCTACGTGCTCGACGAGCCGACCACCGGTCTGCACTTCGAGGACATCCGCAAGCTGCTCGGGGTGCTCCAGTCGCTGGTGGACAAGGGCAACTCCGTCATCGTCATCGAGCACAACCTCGACGTCATCAAGAACGCCGACTGGGTGGTCGACATGGGTCCCGAGGGCGGCAGCGGCGGCGGGCTGGTCGTCGCGGAGGGCACGCCGGAGCACATCGCGTCCGTGGAGGCGAGCCACACCGGACGGTTCCTGGCCGAGGTCCTGGAGCCGGTGGCGACACCACAGCCGGTGAAGCGCAAGCGTGCCGTCAAGCAGGCGATCCCGGCCTGA
- a CDS encoding OsmC family protein, translated as MGPLHTYSVDLTWTGAGRSGTSSYTAYSRDHEVRIGTKPPLPGSSDPAFRGDPSRYSPEELLVSSLAQCHMLWFLHLAAAAGVVVVGYEDQAVGTMRVEAAGHGQFREVVLRPRVTVAAGAHLPTGAAITDGVLADVHHQAHEHCFIARSVNFPVRHEPVPVRTAQSVAH; from the coding sequence ATGGGCCCCCTGCACACCTACTCCGTCGACCTCACCTGGACGGGGGCCGGTCGGAGCGGCACCTCGAGCTATACCGCCTACAGCCGCGACCACGAGGTCAGGATCGGCACCAAGCCGCCGCTGCCCGGGTCGTCCGATCCCGCGTTCCGGGGCGACCCGTCGCGCTACTCCCCGGAGGAGCTGCTGGTTAGCTCGCTCGCGCAGTGCCACATGCTCTGGTTCCTGCACCTCGCGGCTGCGGCCGGCGTGGTCGTCGTCGGGTACGAGGACCAGGCGGTCGGCACGATGCGCGTCGAGGCGGCGGGCCACGGGCAGTTCCGCGAGGTCGTCCTGCGGCCGCGCGTGACGGTCGCCGCGGGCGCCCACCTGCCGACCGGCGCCGCGATCACCGACGGCGTGCTCGCGGACGTGCACCACCAGGCCCACGAGCACTGCTTCATCGCGCGGTCCGTGAACTTCCCGGTCCGCCACGAACCCGTCCCGGTGCGGACCGCGCAGTCCGTCGCCCACTGA